Proteins encoded together in one Coffea arabica cultivar ET-39 chromosome 2c, Coffea Arabica ET-39 HiFi, whole genome shotgun sequence window:
- the LOC113724854 gene encoding uncharacterized protein isoform X2: MESTGEKPKLTSSSIYWVSCTDSPEFAHLSWCLTHSTVVGIDAEWKPHRSRQSTFPTVSLLQIACRPFPDSNESPVFLLDLSVLPLPSIYELLSNAFVSHDILKLGFRFKQDLVYLSSTFCSQGCDPGFDRVEPFLDITSVYSHLQHKQSSGRKVPKQSKSLATICQEVLGVSLSKELQCSDWSHRPLSEEQKAYAAADAQCLLDIFNVFQAKVEKEGNSFHRSSNFNLGLKQILEISNCCQTVLRKNVSEASNVIRATMPEFPGRIPAIEAKASEKSSGFTKEMDVILLRIARKYGDKILLKDSDRKPKMSKKGKRSSAGMTYKERLVQSVDDWQGAPPWDLSVGGDGCPKFLCDVMVEGLAKHLRCVGIDAAIPHSKNPGTRDLIDQANKEKRVLLTRDAKLLTHNYLIKHQIYMVKSLLKNQQLLEVIETFQLKICEDQLMSRCTKCNGKFIQKPLTTEEAVEAAKGFQVIPNCLFNKNLEFWQCMDCNQLYWEGTQYHNAVQKFINVCNLNE; the protein is encoded by the exons ATGGAATCCACGGGCGAAAAGCCTAAACTTACCAGTAGCAGTATTTACTGGGTCTCTTGTACCGATTCGCCCGAGTTCGCCCACTTGAGTTGGTGTCTGACTCACTCCACTGTCGTCGGAATCGACGCCGAATGGAAGCCCCACCGCAGCCGCCAATCCACCTTTCCCACGGTCTCTCTCCTCCAAATCGCATGCCGACCATTCCCGGACTCCAACGAGTCGCCGGTCTTCCTTCTCGACCTATCCGTACTTCCTCTTCCGTCAATCTACGAATTATTGAGCAACGCATTTGTATCCCATGATATTCTCAAATTAGGTTTTAGGTTCAAACAAGACTTGGTATATTTATCGTCCACTTTCTGTTCTCAGGGCTGCGATCCTGGTTTCGATAGG GTGGAGCCTTTTCTAGATATTACAAGTGTGTACAGCCATCTACAGCACAAGCAATCTTCAGGAAGAAAGGTACCAAAACAAAGCAAGAGCTTGGCAACCATTTGCCAAGAAGTGCTGGGTGTTTCACTTTCAAAG GAACTTCAATGCAGTGATTGGTCGCACCGTCCTCTTAGTGAAGAGCAAAAAGCGTATGCAGCTGCTGATGCTCAGTGTTTGCTTGATATATTTAATGTCTTCCAAGCAAAGGTTGAGAAAGAAG GGAATTCTTTTCATAGGTCATCGAACTTTAACCTTGGGTTGAAGCAGATTCTTGAGATTTCTAATTGTTGTCAGACGGTCCTAAGGAAAAATGTCTCTGAAGCTTCTAATGTGATTCGAGCTACTATGCCTGAGTTCCCAGGTAGAATTCCTGCTATTgaggctaaagcctctgagaaaTCAAGTGGATTTACCAAAGAAATGGATGTCATCCTCTTGCGTATTGCTAGAAAATATGGTGACAAAATTTTGTTGAAGGACTCTGACAGGAAACCTAAAATgtccaagaaaggaaaaaggtcATCTGCAGGGATGACTTACAAAGAAAGACTCGTGCAAAGTGTTGATGATTGGCAAGGGGCCCCCCCATGGGATCTTTCAGTGGGTGGTGATGGATGCCCCAAATTTCTCTGTGATGTGATG GTGGAAGGCTTAGCAAAGCATTTACGTTGCGTTGGGATAGATGCTGCTATTCCGCATTCAAAGAATCCTGGAACTAG ggatTTGATAGACCAAGCAAACAAGGAAAAGAGGGTGCTTTTAACTCGGGATGCGAAGCTTTTGACACATAACTATCTgataaaacatcaaatatacatgGTCAAAAGTCTTCTGAAAAATCAACAGCTACTTGAG GTAATCGAAACTTTTCAACTGAAAATTTGTGAGGATCAGCTAATGTCAAGGTGCACTAAATGCAATGGGAAGTTCATCCAAAAACCCTTAACAACTGAAGAGGCTGTGGAAGCTGCCAAAGGATTCCAAGTGATTCCCAACTGCTTGTTTAACAAGAATCTAGAGTTTTGGCAGTGTATGGACTGCAATCAACTTTACTGggag GGAACCCAATATCACAATGCTGTTCAGAAGTTCATTAACGTGTGCAACCTAAATGAATAG
- the LOC113724854 gene encoding uncharacterized protein isoform X1 encodes MESTGEKPKLTSSSIYWVSCTDSPEFAHLSWCLTHSTVVGIDAEWKPHRSRQSTFPTVSLLQIACRPFPDSNESPVFLLDLSVLPLPSIYELLSNAFVSHDILKLGFRFKQDLVYLSSTFCSQGCDPGFDRVEPFLDITSVYSHLQHKQSSGRKVPKQSKSLATICQEVLGVSLSKELQCSDWSHRPLSEEQKAYAAADAQCLLDIFNVFQAKVEKEVAGNSFHRSSNFNLGLKQILEISNCCQTVLRKNVSEASNVIRATMPEFPGRIPAIEAKASEKSSGFTKEMDVILLRIARKYGDKILLKDSDRKPKMSKKGKRSSAGMTYKERLVQSVDDWQGAPPWDLSVGGDGCPKFLCDVMVEGLAKHLRCVGIDAAIPHSKNPGTRDLIDQANKEKRVLLTRDAKLLTHNYLIKHQIYMVKSLLKNQQLLEVIETFQLKICEDQLMSRCTKCNGKFIQKPLTTEEAVEAAKGFQVIPNCLFNKNLEFWQCMDCNQLYWEGTQYHNAVQKFINVCNLNE; translated from the exons ATGGAATCCACGGGCGAAAAGCCTAAACTTACCAGTAGCAGTATTTACTGGGTCTCTTGTACCGATTCGCCCGAGTTCGCCCACTTGAGTTGGTGTCTGACTCACTCCACTGTCGTCGGAATCGACGCCGAATGGAAGCCCCACCGCAGCCGCCAATCCACCTTTCCCACGGTCTCTCTCCTCCAAATCGCATGCCGACCATTCCCGGACTCCAACGAGTCGCCGGTCTTCCTTCTCGACCTATCCGTACTTCCTCTTCCGTCAATCTACGAATTATTGAGCAACGCATTTGTATCCCATGATATTCTCAAATTAGGTTTTAGGTTCAAACAAGACTTGGTATATTTATCGTCCACTTTCTGTTCTCAGGGCTGCGATCCTGGTTTCGATAGG GTGGAGCCTTTTCTAGATATTACAAGTGTGTACAGCCATCTACAGCACAAGCAATCTTCAGGAAGAAAGGTACCAAAACAAAGCAAGAGCTTGGCAACCATTTGCCAAGAAGTGCTGGGTGTTTCACTTTCAAAG GAACTTCAATGCAGTGATTGGTCGCACCGTCCTCTTAGTGAAGAGCAAAAAGCGTATGCAGCTGCTGATGCTCAGTGTTTGCTTGATATATTTAATGTCTTCCAAGCAAAGGTTGAGAAAGAAG TTGCAGGGAATTCTTTTCATAGGTCATCGAACTTTAACCTTGGGTTGAAGCAGATTCTTGAGATTTCTAATTGTTGTCAGACGGTCCTAAGGAAAAATGTCTCTGAAGCTTCTAATGTGATTCGAGCTACTATGCCTGAGTTCCCAGGTAGAATTCCTGCTATTgaggctaaagcctctgagaaaTCAAGTGGATTTACCAAAGAAATGGATGTCATCCTCTTGCGTATTGCTAGAAAATATGGTGACAAAATTTTGTTGAAGGACTCTGACAGGAAACCTAAAATgtccaagaaaggaaaaaggtcATCTGCAGGGATGACTTACAAAGAAAGACTCGTGCAAAGTGTTGATGATTGGCAAGGGGCCCCCCCATGGGATCTTTCAGTGGGTGGTGATGGATGCCCCAAATTTCTCTGTGATGTGATG GTGGAAGGCTTAGCAAAGCATTTACGTTGCGTTGGGATAGATGCTGCTATTCCGCATTCAAAGAATCCTGGAACTAG ggatTTGATAGACCAAGCAAACAAGGAAAAGAGGGTGCTTTTAACTCGGGATGCGAAGCTTTTGACACATAACTATCTgataaaacatcaaatatacatgGTCAAAAGTCTTCTGAAAAATCAACAGCTACTTGAG GTAATCGAAACTTTTCAACTGAAAATTTGTGAGGATCAGCTAATGTCAAGGTGCACTAAATGCAATGGGAAGTTCATCCAAAAACCCTTAACAACTGAAGAGGCTGTGGAAGCTGCCAAAGGATTCCAAGTGATTCCCAACTGCTTGTTTAACAAGAATCTAGAGTTTTGGCAGTGTATGGACTGCAATCAACTTTACTGggag GGAACCCAATATCACAATGCTGTTCAGAAGTTCATTAACGTGTGCAACCTAAATGAATAG
- the LOC113724854 gene encoding uncharacterized protein isoform X3, whose translation MESTGEKPKLTSSSIYWVSCTDSPEFAHLSWCLTHSTVVGIDAEWKPHRSRQSTFPTVSLLQIACRPFPDSNESPVFLLDLSGCDPGFDRVEPFLDITSVYSHLQHKQSSGRKVPKQSKSLATICQEVLGVSLSKELQCSDWSHRPLSEEQKAYAAADAQCLLDIFNVFQAKVEKEVAGNSFHRSSNFNLGLKQILEISNCCQTVLRKNVSEASNVIRATMPEFPGRIPAIEAKASEKSSGFTKEMDVILLRIARKYGDKILLKDSDRKPKMSKKGKRSSAGMTYKERLVQSVDDWQGAPPWDLSVGGDGCPKFLCDVMVEGLAKHLRCVGIDAAIPHSKNPGTRDLIDQANKEKRVLLTRDAKLLTHNYLIKHQIYMVKSLLKNQQLLEVIETFQLKICEDQLMSRCTKCNGKFIQKPLTTEEAVEAAKGFQVIPNCLFNKNLEFWQCMDCNQLYWEGTQYHNAVQKFINVCNLNE comes from the exons ATGGAATCCACGGGCGAAAAGCCTAAACTTACCAGTAGCAGTATTTACTGGGTCTCTTGTACCGATTCGCCCGAGTTCGCCCACTTGAGTTGGTGTCTGACTCACTCCACTGTCGTCGGAATCGACGCCGAATGGAAGCCCCACCGCAGCCGCCAATCCACCTTTCCCACGGTCTCTCTCCTCCAAATCGCATGCCGACCATTCCCGGACTCCAACGAGTCGCCGGTCTTCCTTCTCGACCTATCC GGCTGCGATCCTGGTTTCGATAGG GTGGAGCCTTTTCTAGATATTACAAGTGTGTACAGCCATCTACAGCACAAGCAATCTTCAGGAAGAAAGGTACCAAAACAAAGCAAGAGCTTGGCAACCATTTGCCAAGAAGTGCTGGGTGTTTCACTTTCAAAG GAACTTCAATGCAGTGATTGGTCGCACCGTCCTCTTAGTGAAGAGCAAAAAGCGTATGCAGCTGCTGATGCTCAGTGTTTGCTTGATATATTTAATGTCTTCCAAGCAAAGGTTGAGAAAGAAG TTGCAGGGAATTCTTTTCATAGGTCATCGAACTTTAACCTTGGGTTGAAGCAGATTCTTGAGATTTCTAATTGTTGTCAGACGGTCCTAAGGAAAAATGTCTCTGAAGCTTCTAATGTGATTCGAGCTACTATGCCTGAGTTCCCAGGTAGAATTCCTGCTATTgaggctaaagcctctgagaaaTCAAGTGGATTTACCAAAGAAATGGATGTCATCCTCTTGCGTATTGCTAGAAAATATGGTGACAAAATTTTGTTGAAGGACTCTGACAGGAAACCTAAAATgtccaagaaaggaaaaaggtcATCTGCAGGGATGACTTACAAAGAAAGACTCGTGCAAAGTGTTGATGATTGGCAAGGGGCCCCCCCATGGGATCTTTCAGTGGGTGGTGATGGATGCCCCAAATTTCTCTGTGATGTGATG GTGGAAGGCTTAGCAAAGCATTTACGTTGCGTTGGGATAGATGCTGCTATTCCGCATTCAAAGAATCCTGGAACTAG ggatTTGATAGACCAAGCAAACAAGGAAAAGAGGGTGCTTTTAACTCGGGATGCGAAGCTTTTGACACATAACTATCTgataaaacatcaaatatacatgGTCAAAAGTCTTCTGAAAAATCAACAGCTACTTGAG GTAATCGAAACTTTTCAACTGAAAATTTGTGAGGATCAGCTAATGTCAAGGTGCACTAAATGCAATGGGAAGTTCATCCAAAAACCCTTAACAACTGAAGAGGCTGTGGAAGCTGCCAAAGGATTCCAAGTGATTCCCAACTGCTTGTTTAACAAGAATCTAGAGTTTTGGCAGTGTATGGACTGCAATCAACTTTACTGggag GGAACCCAATATCACAATGCTGTTCAGAAGTTCATTAACGTGTGCAACCTAAATGAATAG
- the LOC113724855 gene encoding histone-lysine N-methyltransferase ATXR6-like — MVSSTRLVLRKRTQAPIPVSVLPGSKKRSRSKKGGAEEQEDYSNACCEKCGSGEDADELLLCDKCDRGFHLFCLRPILASVPKRSWFCPSCSNNKRLTTFPLVQTKIVDFFRIQRSSLSAEAPGQDGRKRRKRTGSSLVMSKKRRKLLPFNPSEDPARRLEQMASLATALIATGTEFSNELTYMPGMAPRSANLAKHEREGMQVISKEDSQTLNLCKAKMRRGEWPPLMVVFDSLEGFTVEADRFIRDLTIITEYVGDVDYLKNRENDEGDSMMTLLSAADPSKSLVICPDKRSNIARFINGINNHTPDGKKKQNVKCVRYDVNGECRVLLIASRDIAKGERLYYDYNGYEHEYPTEHFV, encoded by the exons ATGGTTTCTTCAACAAGACTGGTGCTGAGGAAAAGGACCCAAGCTCCCATCCCAGTTTCCGTATTACCCGGATCTAAAAAGAGATCCAGATCAAAGAAAGGAGGAGCAGAAGAACAAGAAGATTACAGCAATGCGTGCTGCGAGAAATGTGGGTCTGGTGAGGATGCTGACGAGCTTCTGTTATGTGACAAATGTGATCGTGGGTTTCACCTATTTTGCCTCAGGCCTATCCTCGCATCCGTCCCTAAACGCTCCTGGTTTTGTCCCTCTTGCTCCAATAACAAAAGGCTCACCa CTTTTCCTCTTGTACAAACGAAAATTGTAGATTTCTTTCGGATTCAGAGGTCTTCACTATCAGCTGAAGCACCTGGTCAAG ACggcagaaagagaagaaagcgCACTGGCAGCAGTTTAGTCATgtcaaagaaaagaaggaagctGTTGCCTTTCAATCCCAGCGAGGATCCCGCAAGGAGATTGGAGCAAATGGCATCGCTGGCCACAGCATTGATAGCAACAGGGACAGAATTCAGTAATGAGCTCACTTACATGCCTGGGATGGCCCCAAGATCTGCCAATCTTGCTAAACATGAACGAGAAGGAATGCAG GTTATATCCAAGGAAGATAGCCAGACCTTGAATTTGTGCAAGGCTAAGATGCGAAGAGGGGAATGGCCTCCCCTTATGGTTGTGTTTGATTCTTTAGAAGG ATTCACCGTGGAAGCAGATAGATTTATAAGGGATTTGACAATCATTACGGAGTATGTTGGGGATGTTGATTACTTGAAAAATAGAGAAAACGATGAAGGTGATAGCATGATGACCCTTCTTTCTGCAGCCGATCCATCAAAAAGCCTCGTAATCTGTCCGGACAAGCGTAGTAATATTGCTCGCTTTATTAATGGCATCAACAATCACACACC GGATGGCAAGAAGAAGCAGAATGTAAAATGCGTGCGATATGATGTGAATGGAGAGTGTCGGGTCTTACTGATTGCGAGCAGAGATATAGCAAAAGGGGAGAGGTTGTACTACGATTACAATGGCTACGAACATGAATACCCGACAGAGCACTTTGTCTGA